From Aythya fuligula isolate bAytFul2 chromosome 20, bAytFul2.pri, whole genome shotgun sequence, a single genomic window includes:
- the DOC2B gene encoding double C2-like domain-containing protein beta isoform X2 yields MTLRKGEKMTISIQEHMAIDVCPGPIKPIKQISDYFPRFPRGLPAAVGRSGALRPAVSQPSVSPAEAPREEDEDVDQLFGAYGTTPAQQPAKCPPPEEAVDPEGYESDDCTALGTLDFSLLYDQENNALHCTINKAKGLKPMDHNGLADPYVKLHLLPGASKANKLRTKTLRNTLNPTWNETLTYYGITDEDMIRKTLRISVCDEDKFRHNEFIGETRIPLKKLKPNQTKNFSICLEKQLPIDKTEDKSLEERGRILISLKYSSQKQGLLVGIIRCAHLAAMDANGYSDPYVKTYLKPDEDKKSKHKTAVKKKTLNPEFNEEFCYEIKHGDLAKKTLEVTVWDYDIGKSNDFIGGVVLGINAKGERLKHWFDCLKNKDKKIERWHTLTNELPGAVLSD; encoded by the exons ATGACACTCcgaaaaggagagaaaatgacCATAAGTATCCAGGAGCACATGGCTATCGACGTCTGCCCCGGCCCCATCAAACCCATCAAGCAGATCTCCGACTACTTCCCCCGCTTCCCTCGCGGGCTCCCCGCCGCCGTGGGCCGCAGCGGGGCCCTGCGCCCGGCCGTCAGCCAGCCCTCCGTCAGCCCCGCCGAGGCGCCCCGCGAGGAGGACGAGGACGTGGACCAGCTTTTCGGGGCGTATGGCACGACGCCCGCCCAGCAGCCGGCCAAGTGCCCCCCACCCGAGGAGGCGGTGGACCCCGAGGGCTACGAGTCCGATGACTGCA CTGCGCTGGGGACGCTGGATTTCAGCTTGCTGTACGACCAGGAGAACAACGCTCTGCACTGCACCATCAACAAAGCCAAG GGCCTGAAGCCGATGGACCATAATGGTTTGGCCGACCCCTACGTCAAATTGCACTTGCTTCCCGGAGCCAGCAAG GCGAATAAACTACGAACCAAGACGCTGCGCAACACGCTGAACCCCACCTGGAACGAGACGCTCACCTACTACGGCATCACCGACGAGGACATGATCCGCAAGACCCTGCG GATCTCGGTGTGTGACGAGGACAAGTTCCGCCACAACGAGTTCATCGGGGAGACGCGGATCCCGCTGAAGAAACTGAAGCCCAACCAGACCAAAAACTTCAGCATCTGCCTGGAGAAGCAGCTGCCG ATAGATAAAACAGAGGACAAGTCGCTGGAGGAGCGCGGCCGGATCCTCATCTCCCTCAAGTACAGCTCGCAGAAGCAGGGCCTGCTGGTGGGCATCATCCGCTGCGCCCACCTGGCCGCCATGGACGCCAATGGCTACTCCGACCCCTACGTCAAAAC CTACTTGAAACCGGATGAGGACAAGAAGTCGAAGCATAAGACAGCGGTGAAGAAGAAGACACTGAACCCCGAATTCAATGAG GAGTTCTGCTATGAGATAAAGCACGGCGACCTGGCCAAAAAGACCTTAGAAGTCACCGTGTGGGACTACGACATCGGGAAATCGAATGACTTCATAG GTGGAGTCGTGCTGGGAATTAATGCCAAAGGCGAGAGGCTGAAGCACTGGTTCGACTGCCTGAAAaacaaggacaagaaaatcGAGCGCTGGCACACACTAACGAACGAGCTGCCAGGGGCCGTCCTCAGTGACTGA
- the DOC2B gene encoding double C2-like domain-containing protein beta isoform X1 gives MTLRKGEKMTISIQEHMAIDVCPGPIKPIKQISDYFPRFPRGLPAAVGRSGALRPAVSQPSVSPAEAPREEDEDVDQLFGAYGTTPAQQPAKCPPPEEAVDPEGYESDDCTALGTLDFSLLYDQENNALHCTINKAKLPKLDYRKGLKPMDHNGLADPYVKLHLLPGASKANKLRTKTLRNTLNPTWNETLTYYGITDEDMIRKTLRISVCDEDKFRHNEFIGETRIPLKKLKPNQTKNFSICLEKQLPIDKTEDKSLEERGRILISLKYSSQKQGLLVGIIRCAHLAAMDANGYSDPYVKTYLKPDEDKKSKHKTAVKKKTLNPEFNEEFCYEIKHGDLAKKTLEVTVWDYDIGKSNDFIGGVVLGINAKGERLKHWFDCLKNKDKKIERWHTLTNELPGAVLSD, from the exons ATGACACTCcgaaaaggagagaaaatgacCATAAGTATCCAGGAGCACATGGCTATCGACGTCTGCCCCGGCCCCATCAAACCCATCAAGCAGATCTCCGACTACTTCCCCCGCTTCCCTCGCGGGCTCCCCGCCGCCGTGGGCCGCAGCGGGGCCCTGCGCCCGGCCGTCAGCCAGCCCTCCGTCAGCCCCGCCGAGGCGCCCCGCGAGGAGGACGAGGACGTGGACCAGCTTTTCGGGGCGTATGGCACGACGCCCGCCCAGCAGCCGGCCAAGTGCCCCCCACCCGAGGAGGCGGTGGACCCCGAGGGCTACGAGTCCGATGACTGCA CTGCGCTGGGGACGCTGGATTTCAGCTTGCTGTACGACCAGGAGAACAACGCTCTGCACTGCACCATCAACAAAGCCAAG CTGCCAAAACTTGACTACAGAAAG GGCCTGAAGCCGATGGACCATAATGGTTTGGCCGACCCCTACGTCAAATTGCACTTGCTTCCCGGAGCCAGCAAG GCGAATAAACTACGAACCAAGACGCTGCGCAACACGCTGAACCCCACCTGGAACGAGACGCTCACCTACTACGGCATCACCGACGAGGACATGATCCGCAAGACCCTGCG GATCTCGGTGTGTGACGAGGACAAGTTCCGCCACAACGAGTTCATCGGGGAGACGCGGATCCCGCTGAAGAAACTGAAGCCCAACCAGACCAAAAACTTCAGCATCTGCCTGGAGAAGCAGCTGCCG ATAGATAAAACAGAGGACAAGTCGCTGGAGGAGCGCGGCCGGATCCTCATCTCCCTCAAGTACAGCTCGCAGAAGCAGGGCCTGCTGGTGGGCATCATCCGCTGCGCCCACCTGGCCGCCATGGACGCCAATGGCTACTCCGACCCCTACGTCAAAAC CTACTTGAAACCGGATGAGGACAAGAAGTCGAAGCATAAGACAGCGGTGAAGAAGAAGACACTGAACCCCGAATTCAATGAG GAGTTCTGCTATGAGATAAAGCACGGCGACCTGGCCAAAAAGACCTTAGAAGTCACCGTGTGGGACTACGACATCGGGAAATCGAATGACTTCATAG GTGGAGTCGTGCTGGGAATTAATGCCAAAGGCGAGAGGCTGAAGCACTGGTTCGACTGCCTGAAAaacaaggacaagaaaatcGAGCGCTGGCACACACTAACGAACGAGCTGCCAGGGGCCGTCCTCAGTGACTGA
- the LOC116497431 gene encoding pinopsin, with translation MSPSSSQAPPSNGTPGPFDGPQWPHQAPRSMYTSVAVLMGVVVVCASVVNGLVIVVSIRYKKLRSPLNYILVNLALANLLVTLCGSSVSLSNNINGFFVFGRRMCELEGFMVSLTGIVGLWSLAILALERYVVVCRPLGDFRFQHRHAVSGCAFTWSWSLLWTTPPLLGWSSYVPEGLRTSCGPNWYTGGSNNNSYILALFVACFVLPLGLILFSYTNLLVTLRAAAAQQKEANTTQQAEREVTRMVVVMVMAFLICWLPYTTFALVVATNKDITIQPALASLPSYFSKTATVYNPIIYVFMNKQFQSCLLKMLCCGYCPRGTGRTTPETPGPRAGIAMNKVSPSHPV, from the exons AtgtcccccagcagctcccaggcaccTCCCAGCAACGGGACCCCGGGGCCTTTTGACGGCCCCCAGTGGCCCCACCAGGCCCCGCGGAGCATGTACACGTCAGTGGCCGTGCTGATGGGCGTCGTGGTGGTCTGCGCCTCGGTCGTGAACGGGCTGGTCATCGTGGTTTCCATTCGGTACAAGAAGCTCCGGTCCCCCCTGAACTACATCCTGGTGAACCTGGCCCTGGCCAACCTGCTGGTGACGCTCTGCGGCAGCTCCGTCAGCCTCTCCAACAACATCAACGGCTTCTTCGTGTTCGGCAGGCGGATGTGTGAGCTGGAAGGCTTCATGGTCTCCCTCACAG gcatTGTGGGGCTGTGGTCGCTGGCCATCCTGGCGCTGGAGCGCTACGTTGTGGTCTGCAGGCCCCTGGGAGACTTTCGGTTCCAGCACCGGCACGCCGTGAGCGGCTGCGCCTTCACCTGGAGCTGGTCGCTGCTCTGGACCACCCCGCCgctgctgggctggagcagctACGTGCCCGAAG GGCTGAGGACCTCGTGTGGGCCCAACTGGTACACGGGcggcagcaacaacaacagctaCATCTTGGCCCTGTTCGTCGCCTGCTTCGTGCTGCCCCTCGGCCTCATCCTCTTCTCCTACACCAACCTGCTCGTGACCCTGCGAGCG GCTGCGGCCCAGCAGAAGGAAGCCAACACCACGCAGCAGGCGGAGAGGGAGGTGACACGAATGGTGGTCGTGATGGTGATGGCCTTCCTCATCTGCTGGCTGCCCTACACCACGTTTGCCCTGGTGGTGGCCACCAACAAGGACATCACCATCCAGCCGGCTCTCGCCTCCTTGCCCTCCTACTTCTCCAAGACAGCCACCGTGTACAACCCCATCATCTATGTCTTCATGAACAAGCAG tttcagagctgcctgctgaaAATGCTGTGCTGTGGTTACTGCCCCCGGGGGACGGGAAGAACCACACCAGAGACACCCGGGCCCCGCGCAGGCATCGCCATGAACAAGGTGTCGCCGTCGCACCCCGTGTGA